In the genome of Anabas testudineus chromosome 4, fAnaTes1.2, whole genome shotgun sequence, one region contains:
- the LOC113152906 gene encoding interferon regulatory factor 4-like, with product MNPDLDYGGSGSSGNGKLRQWLIEQVDCGKYPGLVWENDEKSIFRIPWKHAGKQDYNRDEDAALFKAWALFKGKFREGIDKPDPPTWKTRLRCALNKSNDFEELVDRSQLDISDPYKVYRIIPEGAKKRPRQEDSPLSPMSYPVHPSYPALQTQMSHTQYMPTPECSWRDYCQEQASLTELPFTQCPCPPRSLPWQGASMENGYQLRASIYSYGPPDSQPSPFTLDASIRSAEALSDFRLHVSVYFQDLLIREVTTSTSEGCHITPCPPDEKHYLQSGRPEVIPLPVDSLSPVHAQRRADECPPSPSSLLDRGVLVWMRADGLYAQRQCQSRVYWQGGLSPYGEKFNKLEREVPTKLFHTQDYLTEIQSYGLHGRPLPRFQVLLHFGDECLDPQRQRRTLTVQVEPLFARQLLYYAQQSGGHYYRSYEHPGVTDHINASEDYQRAITHHHSSSLQE from the exons ATGAACCCTGACTTGGATTACGGAGGCTCCGGGAGCAGCGGGAACGGGAAGCTGCGCCAGTGGCTCATCGAGCAGGTGGACTGCGGGAAATATCCCGGACTGGTGTGGGAGAACGACGAGAAGAGCATCTTCAGGATACCGTGGAAACACGCCGGGAAACAGGACTACAACCGGGATGAGGATGCCGCGCTTTTCAAG GCCTGGGCGCTGTTTAAAGGCAAGTTTCGGGAGGGCATCGACAAACCGGACCCTCCGACCTGGAAGACGCGGCTCCGCTGCGCCCTCAACAAGAGCAACGACTTTGAGGAACTTGTGGACCGGAGCCAGCTGGACATCTCCGACCCGTACAAAGTCTACCGCATCATCCCCGAGGGCGCCAAGAAAA GACCCCGACAGGAGGACAGTCCTCTGAGTCCCATGAGCTACCCGGTGCACCCCTCCTACCCTGCCCTGCAGACTCAG atgtcacatacacagtacaTGCCCACACCAGAATGCAGCTGGAGAGATTACTGTCAGGAGCAGGCCTCTCTGACGGAGCTGCCCTTCACTCAGTGTCCCTGTCCCCCCCGCAGCCTGCCCTGGCAGGGCGCATCCATGGAGAATG GGTACCAGCTCAGAGCCTCGATTTACTCGTACGGTCCTCCTGACAGCCAGCCTTCGCCTTTCACACTGGACGCCAGCATCAGATCAGCGGAAGCGCTCTCAg ATTTCCGCCTGCACGTATCTGTGTATTTCCAGGACCTTTTGATCAGGGAGGTGACCACTTCCACTTCGGAGGGCTGCCACATCACTCCGTGCCCCCCAGACGAGAAGCACTACCTGCAGTCTGGAAGGCCTGAGGTGATCCCCCTCCCCGTGGACAGCCTCTCACCCGTGCATGCACAGAGAAGGGCAGACGAGTGTCCCCCGAGTCCCTCGTCCCTCCTGGACAGGGGAGTGTTAGTGTGGATGCGAGCAGACGGACTCTACGCTCAGCGACAGTGTCAGAGCAGAGTGTACTGGCAGGGAGGACTGTCTCCCTACGGGGAGAAGTTCAACAAGTTGGAGAGGGAGGTCCCCACCAAACTGTTCCACACACAGGACTACCTCACAG AGATCCAGAGTTACGGGCTCCATGGTCGGCCACTGCCTCGTTTCCAGgtcctgctgcattttggaGATGAGTGTCTGGACCCACAGAGGCAAAGACGGACCCTCACTGTCCAG GTGGAGCCGCTGTTTGCCAGGCAGCTCCTGTACTACGCCCAGCAGTCAGGCGGCCACTACTACCGCAGCTACGAGCACCCGGGGGTCACGGACCACATAAACGCCTCTGAGGACTACCAGAGAGCCATCACAcaccatcacagcagcagcctgcaggaGTGA
- the LOC113152721 gene encoding dual specificity protein phosphatase 22-B — translation MGNGINKVLPDIYLGNFKDARDRELLGQHNITHILSIHDTAAPILEDMTYLCISAADHSKQNLVQYFRDSIMFIHECRLKREGCLVHCVAGVSRSVTLVVAYIMTVTGRGWVESLAAVRAARPCAGPNLGFLRQLEEFENTELTEYRAWWKNRYGKNPFNDEEEVKSLLMRRSNSSSSSASVTPALSTT, via the exons ATGGGTAATGGAATAAATAAG GTTCTGCCTGATATTTATCTTGGAAATTTCAAAG ATGCACGAGACAGGGAGCTTTTGGGGCAACACAACATCACCCACATCCTGTCAATCCATGACACAGCTGCACCCATCCTGGAG GACATGACGTACCTTTGCATATCTGCTGCCGACCACTCTAAGCAAAATCT GGTGCAGTACTTCAGAGACAGTATCATGTTTATCCACGAGTGTCGTCTGAAGAGAGAGGGCTGCCTCGTCCACTG TGTGGCAGGAGTGTCCCGCAGCGTGACTCTGGTGGTTGCCTACATCATGACGGTGACGGGCCGCGGTTGGGTGGAGTCGCTGGCGGCGGTGAGGGCGGCCAGGCCCTGTGCCGGACCGAACCTGGGCTTCCTGCGGCAGCTGGAGGAGTTTGAAAACACAGAACTGACAGAG TACCGAGCCTGGTGGAAGAACAGATACGGGAAGAACCCCTTCAACGATGAAGAGGAGGTCAAATCCCTTTTAATGAGGAgatccaacagcagcagcagctcagccagCGTTACTCCTGCACTATCCACCACCTGA
- the bphl gene encoding valacyclovir hydrolase isoform X1 codes for MALFLLGRRFFTCRADINMTAVHAYCSSVASGRQRVNGVDLYYEQTGRGRHAVLLLPGALGSTKTDFGPQLKSLNKELFTVVGWDPRGYGQSRPPDRDFPSDFFERDAKDAVDLMKTLGFSKFSLLGWSDGGITALVAAARNPNLINKMVVWGSNAFISQQDLKLYEAVRDVSKWSVRMRQPMEEVYGAEVFAKTWEAWVDGIAQFAHKPEGSICLELLPLISCPTLIIHGEKDPMVPSFHPQHLLQHIKGSRLHLMPEGKHNLHLKYADEFNKLVEDFLQQ; via the exons ATGGCGCTGTTTTTGCTCGGGAGACGATTCTTCACATGCAGAGCTGACATTAACATGACAGCGGTCCATGCGTACTG CTCTTCAGTAGCGTCCGGCCGGCAACGTGTTAATGGAGTGGATCTGTACTATGAGCAGACAGGCAGAGGGAGGCATGCTGTGCTGTTGCTTCCTGGTGCTCTGG GGAGCACAAAGACAGACTTTGGTCCTCAGCTGAAGTCTCTGAATAAGGAGCTCTTCACTGTAGTAGGGTGGGACCCCCGTGGTTATGGACAGTCCCGACCCCCAGACAGAGACTTTCCCTCTGACTTCTTCGAACGTGATGCAAAGGACGCAGTGGATCTGATGAAG ACACTGGGCTTTAGCAAGTTCTCTCTGCTGGGGTGGAGTGACGGAGGGATCACCGCTCTCGTCGCAGCAGCCAGAAACCCCAACCTGATCAACAAGATGGTTGTGTGGGGATCTAACGCCTTCATTTCTCAGCAGGACCTCAAGCTTTACGAAG CCGTCCGTGATGTGTCGAAGTGGAGCGTGAGGATGAGGCAGCCCATGGAGGAGGTGTACGGAGCAGAAGTCTTTGCTAAAACTTGGGAGGCCTGGGTGGATGGGATTGCACAGTTTGCTCACAAACCAGAGG GGAGCATCTGCCTGGAGCTTCTGCCTCTGATCAGCTGCCCAACCCTCATCATCCATGGAGAGAAAGATCCCATGGTGCCCAGCTTCCACCCACAGCACCTCCTCCAACACATCAAGGGGTCACG ATTACATCTGATGCCAGAGGGAAAACACAACCTCCACCTGAAGTATGCTGATGAATTCAACAAGCTGGTAGAAGATTTTCTACAACAGTGA
- the bphl gene encoding valacyclovir hydrolase isoform X2 — translation MALFLLGRRFFTCRADINMTAVHAYCSSVASGRQRVNGVDLYYEQTGRGRHAVLLLPGALGSTKTDFGPQLKSLNKELFTVVGWDPRGYGQSRPPDRDFPSDFFERDAKDAVDLMKTLGFSKFSLLGWSDGGITALVAAARNPNLINKMVVWGSNAFISQQDLKLYEGSICLELLPLISCPTLIIHGEKDPMVPSFHPQHLLQHIKGSRLHLMPEGKHNLHLKYADEFNKLVEDFLQQ, via the exons ATGGCGCTGTTTTTGCTCGGGAGACGATTCTTCACATGCAGAGCTGACATTAACATGACAGCGGTCCATGCGTACTG CTCTTCAGTAGCGTCCGGCCGGCAACGTGTTAATGGAGTGGATCTGTACTATGAGCAGACAGGCAGAGGGAGGCATGCTGTGCTGTTGCTTCCTGGTGCTCTGG GGAGCACAAAGACAGACTTTGGTCCTCAGCTGAAGTCTCTGAATAAGGAGCTCTTCACTGTAGTAGGGTGGGACCCCCGTGGTTATGGACAGTCCCGACCCCCAGACAGAGACTTTCCCTCTGACTTCTTCGAACGTGATGCAAAGGACGCAGTGGATCTGATGAAG ACACTGGGCTTTAGCAAGTTCTCTCTGCTGGGGTGGAGTGACGGAGGGATCACCGCTCTCGTCGCAGCAGCCAGAAACCCCAACCTGATCAACAAGATGGTTGTGTGGGGATCTAACGCCTTCATTTCTCAGCAGGACCTCAAGCTTTACGAAG GGAGCATCTGCCTGGAGCTTCTGCCTCTGATCAGCTGCCCAACCCTCATCATCCATGGAGAGAAAGATCCCATGGTGCCCAGCTTCCACCCACAGCACCTCCTCCAACACATCAAGGGGTCACG ATTACATCTGATGCCAGAGGGAAAACACAACCTCCACCTGAAGTATGCTGATGAATTCAACAAGCTGGTAGAAGATTTTCTACAACAGTGA
- the psmg4 gene encoding proteasome assembly chaperone 4: protein MAETPNGTESDPISLHNFSEKILEQVVHFHVMKLSGGFFLWVGSSPVLSNLAVSMSSKYDAMPLSTLVIGDPSDTAPNSMAQRLAKKTKKQVFVSYSLPMTDSNLSLLVENRIKKELELHPEHF, encoded by the exons ATGGCCGAGACACCGAACGGAACCGAGTCTGATCCCATCTCACTGCACAATTTCTCGGAGAAGATTTTGGAGCAGGTTGTTCATTTTCACGTGATGAAGCTCAGCGGCGGGTTTTTCCTGTGGGTCGGTTCGTCCCCGGTTCTGTCCAACCTGGCGGTGTCGATGAGCAGCAAATAT GATGCCATGCCGTTATCGACTTTAGTCATTGGGGATCCATCCGACACTGCTCCAAATTCCATGGCACAAAGATTGG CGAAGAAAACCAAAAAGCAAGTATTTGTGAGTTACAGTCTCCCAATGACGGACTCCAACCTTAGTCTCTTGGTGGAAAACAGAATCAAAAAGGAACTTGAGCTTCATCCTGAACACTTTTGA